Proteins encoded in a region of the Eschrichtius robustus isolate mEscRob2 chromosome 14, mEscRob2.pri, whole genome shotgun sequence genome:
- the RAN gene encoding GTP-binding nuclear protein Ran isoform X1, whose translation MRQANGYSRRSRGGVRARARGATWEGRGAVAPPSLGARRRRLRLRAFELRFRHLSSPQSGGCGDASGSSIAMAAQGEPQVQFKLVLVGDGGTGKTTFVKRHLTGEFEKKYVATLGVEVHPLVFHTNRGPIKFNVWDTAGQEKFGGLRDGYYIQAQCAIIMFDVTSRVTYKNVPNWHRDLVRVCENIPIVLCGNKVDIKDRKVKAKSIVFHRKKNLQYYDISAKSNYNFEKPFLWLARKLIGDPNLEFVAMPALAPPEVIMDPALAAQYEHDLEVAQTTALPDEDDDL comes from the exons ATGCGCCAGGCCAACGGGTACAGCCGCCGGAGCCGGGGCGGCGTGCGTGCGCGTGCGCGAGGGGCCACGTGGGAGGGACGCGGCGCCGTTGCCCCGCCCTCCCTCGGCGCGCGCCGGCGTCGGCTGCGTCTCCGGGCATTTGAATTGCGCTTCCGCCATCTTTCCAGCCCTCAGTCAGGCGGGTGCGGAGACGCTTCTGGAAG TAGCATCGCGATGGCTGCGCAAGGAGAGCCCCAAGTGCAGTTCAAG CTCGTATTGGTTGGTGACGGCGGTACTGGGAAAACTACATTTGTGAAACGCCATCTGACTGGTGAATTTGAGAAGAAGTATGTAG CCACCTTGGGCGTTGAGGTCCATCCCCTTGTGTTCCATACCAACAGAGGACCCATTAAGTTCAACGTATGGGATACAGCTGGCCAGGAGAAATTTGGAGGACTGAGAGATGGCTATTACATCCAAG CTCAGTGTGCCATCATAATGTTTGATGTAACGTCAAGGGTCACTTACAAGAACGTGCCTAACTGGCATAGAGATCTGGTGCGAGTGTGCGAGAACATCCCCATCGTGCTGTGTGGCAACAAAGTGGACATCAAGGACAGAAAGGTTAAGGCAAAGTCGATTGTCTTCCACCGAAAGAAGAATCTTCAG TACTATGACATCTCCGCCAAAAGTAACTACAATTTTGAAAAGCCCTTCCTCTGGCTTGCTAGAAAACTGATCGGAGACCCTAACTTGGAGTTCGTCGCCATGCCTGCTCTCGCCCCGCCAGAGGTGATCATGGACCCAGCGTTGGCAGCGCAGTACGAGCACGATCTAGAG GTTGCTCAGACAACTGCCCTCCCGGATGAAGATGATGACCTGTGA
- the RAN gene encoding GTP-binding nuclear protein Ran isoform X2, with translation MAAQGEPQVQFKLVLVGDGGTGKTTFVKRHLTGEFEKKYVATLGVEVHPLVFHTNRGPIKFNVWDTAGQEKFGGLRDGYYIQAQCAIIMFDVTSRVTYKNVPNWHRDLVRVCENIPIVLCGNKVDIKDRKVKAKSIVFHRKKNLQYYDISAKSNYNFEKPFLWLARKLIGDPNLEFVAMPALAPPEVIMDPALAAQYEHDLEVAQTTALPDEDDDL, from the exons ATGGCTGCGCAAGGAGAGCCCCAAGTGCAGTTCAAG CTCGTATTGGTTGGTGACGGCGGTACTGGGAAAACTACATTTGTGAAACGCCATCTGACTGGTGAATTTGAGAAGAAGTATGTAG CCACCTTGGGCGTTGAGGTCCATCCCCTTGTGTTCCATACCAACAGAGGACCCATTAAGTTCAACGTATGGGATACAGCTGGCCAGGAGAAATTTGGAGGACTGAGAGATGGCTATTACATCCAAG CTCAGTGTGCCATCATAATGTTTGATGTAACGTCAAGGGTCACTTACAAGAACGTGCCTAACTGGCATAGAGATCTGGTGCGAGTGTGCGAGAACATCCCCATCGTGCTGTGTGGCAACAAAGTGGACATCAAGGACAGAAAGGTTAAGGCAAAGTCGATTGTCTTCCACCGAAAGAAGAATCTTCAG TACTATGACATCTCCGCCAAAAGTAACTACAATTTTGAAAAGCCCTTCCTCTGGCTTGCTAGAAAACTGATCGGAGACCCTAACTTGGAGTTCGTCGCCATGCCTGCTCTCGCCCCGCCAGAGGTGATCATGGACCCAGCGTTGGCAGCGCAGTACGAGCACGATCTAGAG GTTGCTCAGACAACTGCCCTCCCGGATGAAGATGATGACCTGTGA